A window from Chryseobacterium vaccae encodes these proteins:
- the thiH gene encoding 2-iminoacetate synthase ThiH gives MSSFKDIFERYHWDEIKIRLEKVTPSDVLHSLQKSNKTLDDFLNLLSPAAAENLELMAKITRAATQKRFGKTIQLYAPMYLSNECQNICTYCGFSLDNPLRRKRLSDTEIMVEASVLKSMEVNHVLLVSGEANKTVGVSYFRNAVRLLRAHFANISIEVQPLSEKEYSMLHQDGVHSVLVYQETYHQEVYKEYHPKGKKSNFHFRLETPDRIGKAGIHKVGLGVLLGLEDWRVDSFFNALHIDYLQKTYWKSRFSVSFPRLRPAEGIIEPNFIMEDKDLLQLICAYRIWNEDLEISISTRENEKFRDHIISLGATAMSAGSKTNPGGYAVDKESLEQFETSDERSMEEIRKVIKKAGYDPVMKDWDPVYNGFISSI, from the coding sequence ATGAGCAGCTTTAAAGATATTTTTGAACGCTATCACTGGGATGAAATAAAAATAAGACTGGAGAAAGTAACTCCTTCTGATGTATTGCACAGTCTTCAGAAAAGCAACAAAACACTGGATGATTTTCTAAACCTGCTTTCTCCGGCCGCTGCTGAAAATTTGGAACTGATGGCGAAAATTACCAGAGCAGCCACTCAGAAACGTTTTGGAAAAACAATTCAGTTATATGCCCCGATGTATCTCAGTAATGAATGTCAGAATATCTGTACATACTGTGGTTTCAGCCTTGATAATCCGTTGAGACGGAAAAGGCTTTCGGATACGGAAATTATGGTGGAAGCTTCCGTTTTAAAATCAATGGAAGTGAATCATGTGCTGCTGGTAAGCGGTGAAGCCAATAAAACAGTAGGAGTCTCTTATTTCCGCAATGCTGTTCGTCTGCTCAGAGCTCATTTTGCCAATATTTCAATCGAAGTACAGCCGTTGTCGGAAAAAGAATATTCAATGCTTCATCAGGATGGGGTGCATTCTGTGTTGGTATATCAGGAAACCTATCATCAGGAGGTCTACAAAGAATACCATCCGAAAGGAAAGAAATCAAACTTTCATTTCAGACTGGAAACACCGGACAGAATCGGAAAAGCGGGAATCCATAAGGTAGGTCTTGGCGTCTTGCTAGGCCTGGAAGACTGGAGAGTGGATAGTTTTTTTAATGCGCTTCATATTGATTACTTACAGAAAACATACTGGAAGAGCCGTTTTTCAGTTTCATTTCCAAGACTTAGGCCAGCAGAAGGAATTATTGAGCCTAATTTTATCATGGAAGATAAAGACCTTCTGCAACTGATATGTGCCTACAGGATATGGAATGAAGACCTTGAAATCTCTATATCCACCCGTGAAAACGAAAAATTCAGGGATCATATTATTTCTCTGGGAGCAACAGCCATGAGTGCAGGTTCCAAAACAAATCCCGGTGGTTATGCTGTGGATAAAGAATCTCTGGAACAGTTTGAAACCAGTGACGAGCGCAGTATGGAAGAGATTAGGAAGGTTATTAAAAAGGCGGGATATGATCCTGTGATGAAAGATTGGGATCCCGTTTATAATGGTTTTATATCATCTATATGA
- a CDS encoding thiazole synthase has product MNNQKLVIADRVFESRLFLGTGKFGSLGEMAASITASETNMVTMALKRIDSQAEEDGLLDSLKSTHVHLLPNTSGARTAKEAVLAAQLAREALETNWVKLEIHPDPKYLLPDPIETLYATEELAKLGFVVMPYIHADPVLCKRLEDAGTAVVMPLGAPIGTNKGLRTLDFLEIIISQSNVPVVVDAGIGAPSDAAKAMEMGADAVLVNTAIAVAGNPVNMAVAFKEGVIAGRRAFESGLGAVINHAEASSPLTSFLFE; this is encoded by the coding sequence ATGAATAATCAAAAATTAGTAATAGCAGACCGGGTATTTGAATCAAGACTGTTTCTGGGAACCGGTAAATTTGGTAGCCTTGGAGAAATGGCAGCATCTATTACCGCTTCAGAAACCAATATGGTAACGATGGCCCTGAAAAGAATTGATTCTCAGGCCGAGGAAGACGGATTGCTGGATTCACTGAAAAGCACCCATGTACATCTGCTTCCCAATACCTCAGGAGCAAGAACAGCTAAAGAAGCGGTATTGGCGGCTCAGCTTGCCAGGGAAGCTCTGGAAACCAACTGGGTTAAGCTTGAAATTCATCCCGATCCGAAATATCTTCTTCCGGATCCTATTGAAACCCTGTACGCAACGGAAGAACTGGCAAAGCTTGGGTTTGTGGTAATGCCGTACATTCATGCAGATCCTGTACTCTGTAAACGTCTTGAAGATGCCGGAACTGCTGTAGTAATGCCTTTGGGAGCACCAATCGGAACAAATAAAGGATTGAGAACACTGGATTTTCTGGAGATTATTATCAGCCAGAGCAATGTTCCTGTTGTGGTAGATGCCGGAATAGGAGCACCTTCAGATGCAGCCAAAGCCATGGAAATGGGAGCAGATGCAGTTCTCGTGAACACAGCCATCGCTGTAGCAGGAAATCCTGTGAATATGGCGGTTGCTTTTAAAGAAGGGGTAATTGCAGGAAGAAGAGCATTTGAATCTGGGCTTGGGGCAGTGATCAATCATGCGGAGGCTTCCAGCCCGTTAACTTCATTTTTATTTGAATAA
- a CDS encoding thiamine phosphate synthase encodes MEKLQYISQGNTRKEQELNIRNALDNGIQWVQVRWKNAQGNELINLCEVSKKLCSEYRASLIINDHIQLVKETDADGVHLGLNDDSVEKARLILGDHKIIGGTANTITDVLQRMNEPCDYIGLGPLRFTATKEKLSPVLGFEGYRSIIENIKEKSLEIPKIFAIGSVTLEDILPLQQIGIYGAAVSGEITRQPSMIEDFKKVMI; translated from the coding sequence ATGGAAAAATTACAATACATATCACAGGGAAATACAAGAAAAGAGCAGGAGCTTAATATCCGGAATGCTCTGGATAATGGGATACAGTGGGTTCAGGTCCGGTGGAAAAATGCTCAGGGAAATGAATTGATTAACCTCTGTGAAGTTTCAAAGAAGCTGTGTTCAGAATACCGTGCGTCTCTTATCATTAATGACCATATCCAATTAGTAAAAGAAACCGATGCAGACGGAGTTCACTTAGGGCTTAATGATGATTCGGTTGAAAAAGCAAGGCTGATTTTGGGTGATCATAAAATAATAGGAGGGACAGCCAACACCATAACCGATGTTCTTCAAAGGATGAATGAGCCATGTGATTATATTGGTCTGGGCCCTTTAAGGTTTACGGCTACCAAAGAAAAGCTGAGCCCTGTTCTTGGTTTTGAGGGATATCGCAGCATCATTGAAAATATAAAAGAAAAATCATTGGAGATCCCGAAGATCTTTGCAATTGGCAGCGTTACCCTTGAAGATATTTTACCCTTGCAGCAGATCGGTATTTATGGAGCTGCAGTTTCAGGGGAGATTACCAGACAGCCGTCAATGATTGAAGATTTTAAAAAAGTAATGATATAA
- a CDS encoding thiamine phosphate synthase gives MIIVITPELMIPDETKMINQLFRKGLELLHIRKPFIGMNGMLDFLNGIDRLFYPQLVLHSHYEVADEYNISRLHFRETARLNGEHQTYIGKGILSTSVHDIKAFNKLDKEWEYAFISPVFPSISKKGYGENTKTIHEISSRSNPDVKLVALGGINENNIREALDYGVDGVALLGGIWESNHSLQTFENCRKNSLL, from the coding sequence ATGATCATTGTTATCACTCCTGAACTGATGATTCCTGATGAAACGAAAATGATTAATCAACTGTTCCGGAAAGGACTGGAACTGCTCCACATCAGAAAACCTTTTATCGGGATGAATGGAATGCTGGATTTTCTTAATGGGATCGACAGACTTTTTTATCCTCAGCTGGTATTGCACAGTCATTATGAAGTGGCTGACGAGTATAATATCTCACGTCTTCATTTCAGGGAAACAGCACGGTTGAATGGAGAGCATCAAACATACATCGGTAAAGGTATTCTTTCAACATCTGTTCATGATATTAAAGCTTTCAATAAGCTGGACAAAGAATGGGAGTATGCTTTTATCAGCCCGGTTTTTCCAAGTATTTCGAAAAAAGGATATGGTGAAAATACGAAAACCATTCATGAAATATCTTCTCGGAGCAATCCTGATGTAAAACTGGTTGCGCTGGGCGGAATCAATGAAAATAATATCAGAGAAGCGTTGGATTATGGAGTGGACGGAGTGGCTCTGCTGGGCGGAATCTGGGAGAGTAATCATTCTTTACAAACCTTTGAAAACTGCAGGAAAAATTCTCTTTTGTAA